A genomic stretch from Chloroflexota bacterium includes:
- the corA gene encoding magnesium/cobalt transporter CorA has product MSSEHPSAAPDAAGPHSNRRALALQPDGAVRELVGAELDDIDRIRKTRHALVWLDMADPTDADLALLDREFDLHPLAMEDIRKRRQRPKADVYPDQTMVVAYEVTTTPHAERAFSLDELHLFAGDRYIVSVHWGASPTVEAVNGRFHQRASTLGASAGWLLYALLDAVVDGYFPVLDLMAEQIDDLEDRIIGAKGGTTALREVLVIKRELLELRRVLGPMRDVANAMLRRDNDLIEEKALPYYQDLYDHLVRVLDQVDLYRDLVASTLEANLAVTSNSLNAIMKRLTAFTVLLMVPTLIAGIYGMNFRFMPELGQQWGYPAALLVMVVLVVMVALFFRNKGWF; this is encoded by the coding sequence ATGAGCTCCGAACACCCGAGCGCCGCCCCGGATGCGGCAGGCCCCCACTCGAACCGGCGCGCTCTGGCGCTCCAGCCGGATGGTGCGGTCCGCGAGCTGGTGGGGGCCGAACTGGACGACATCGACAGGATCCGGAAGACGCGGCACGCCCTGGTTTGGCTCGACATGGCCGATCCAACCGACGCCGACCTGGCCCTCCTGGATCGCGAGTTCGACCTCCACCCGTTGGCCATGGAGGACATTCGTAAGCGCAGGCAGCGGCCGAAGGCCGACGTCTACCCCGACCAGACGATGGTCGTCGCGTACGAGGTGACCACCACTCCGCACGCGGAACGGGCATTCTCGCTGGACGAGCTGCACCTGTTCGCCGGCGATCGCTACATCGTCAGCGTCCACTGGGGCGCATCGCCCACGGTCGAGGCGGTCAACGGGCGCTTCCACCAGCGCGCGTCAACGCTGGGGGCGTCGGCCGGGTGGCTCCTCTACGCGCTGCTGGATGCCGTGGTCGATGGCTACTTCCCGGTCCTGGACCTGATGGCGGAGCAGATCGACGACCTGGAGGACCGCATCATCGGCGCGAAGGGCGGTACGACGGCGCTCCGCGAGGTCCTCGTCATCAAGCGCGAGCTGCTCGAGCTGCGACGGGTGCTGGGGCCCATGCGCGACGTCGCCAACGCGATGCTTCGCCGCGACAACGACCTGATCGAGGAAAAGGCGCTCCCCTACTACCAGGATCTGTACGACCACCTGGTCCGGGTCCTGGATCAGGTCGACCTGTATCGCGACCTGGTGGCATCCACCCTGGAGGCCAACCTGGCGGTGACCAGCAACTCGTTGAACGCGATCATGAAGCGGCTGACCGCGTTCACCGTCCTGCTCATGGTGCCCACGCTCATCGCCGGCATCTACGGCATGAACTTCCGCTTCATGCCCGAGCTCGGCCAGCAATGGGGCTACCCGGCCGCGCTCCTGGTCATGGTCGTGTTGGTTGTGATGGTCGCCCTGTTCTTCCGCAACAAGGGCTGGTTCTAG
- a CDS encoding ABC transporter permease — translation MSTAAPASTVPSHPGSARANWRIFWNGGRISYTALFNWAQPSIYIPTLLGAPTFQILFFAALGSYATGMDPAYFAIGNAVQVCSMAGIYGMTMAVANERWFGTLPALMASPANRAALFGGRFIPFIVNGFLVSAYGFALSWVVLGVRFDLATLGIIVLAMVVTAFSCSAIGAVQGGLSLRLRDGLFGANLLVFLFLLFCGVNIPLSALPVWMQVVSQVLPFTHGLEAVRQAIDGAGLAEVGGLIATEAFIGLCYAVAAFFLFRWLERSAYRNATLDSR, via the coding sequence ATGTCCACCGCGGCGCCGGCTTCGACCGTTCCGTCTCACCCAGGCTCCGCGCGAGCGAACTGGCGCATCTTCTGGAATGGCGGCCGCATCAGCTACACCGCACTGTTCAACTGGGCGCAGCCCTCGATCTACATCCCGACGCTGCTCGGGGCGCCAACCTTCCAGATCCTGTTCTTCGCCGCCCTGGGCAGCTACGCGACCGGGATGGACCCAGCCTATTTCGCGATCGGAAACGCCGTCCAGGTCTGCTCGATGGCGGGGATTTACGGGATGACGATGGCGGTGGCCAACGAGCGATGGTTCGGGACGCTGCCGGCATTGATGGCCAGCCCCGCCAACCGGGCCGCCCTGTTCGGTGGGCGGTTCATCCCGTTCATCGTGAACGGGTTCCTCGTCTCCGCGTATGGCTTCGCGCTGAGCTGGGTAGTGCTGGGCGTCCGGTTCGATCTCGCCACCCTGGGCATCATCGTGCTGGCCATGGTGGTCACGGCCTTCAGCTGCTCGGCGATCGGGGCGGTCCAGGGCGGGCTGTCGCTCCGCCTCCGTGACGGGCTGTTCGGGGCCAACCTGCTGGTGTTCCTCTTCCTCCTGTTCTGCGGGGTGAACATCCCGTTGTCGGCCCTGCCGGTGTGGATGCAGGTCGTCAGCCAGGTGCTGCCCTTCACTCACGGGCTGGAGGCCGTGCGCCAGGCGATCGATGGCGCGGGGCTGGCGGAGGTCGGCGGCCTGATCGCGACCGAGGCGTTCATCGGGCTGTGCTACGCGGTGGCCGCGTTCTTCCTGTTCCGCTGGCTGGAGCGGAGCGCGTACCGGAACGCGACCCTGGACTCGCGCTAG
- a CDS encoding ABC transporter ATP-binding protein, which produces MTTAPTPSSPDTPAIEALDLVRTYRTHLGVIRRRSIEVEAVRGISFEVQPGELFGLLGPNGAGKTTTIKMLITLLLPTSGTARVMGFDVVKDTTEVRKRIGYVFGGERGLYDRISGLDNLRFFAELYGVEPAAQRPRIDAMLDLVGLTGREHEKVEGYSRGMRQRLHIARGLLHDPPVLFLDEPSLGLDPVGARELRHTIASLVEAGKTVLMTTHYMFEADALCDRIAVINGGRIVAAGTAADLKSVIANRTIVEIETYGVTPEAVDRLRADPDVIAVNAEDQEQSQILLIQSERGTEITQRLIQHLGDTRIGKIAAREPTLEDAYVHLIASTGEGDGDAARAAAVA; this is translated from the coding sequence GTGACGACCGCGCCAACACCGTCATCGCCCGACACCCCCGCCATCGAGGCCCTGGACCTGGTCCGCACCTATCGGACCCACCTGGGCGTCATTCGGCGCCGCTCGATCGAAGTCGAGGCGGTGCGCGGGATCAGCTTCGAGGTCCAGCCCGGCGAGCTGTTCGGACTGCTGGGCCCCAACGGGGCGGGCAAGACCACGACGATCAAGATGCTGATCACCCTGCTCTTGCCGACGTCAGGCACGGCCCGGGTCATGGGATTCGACGTGGTGAAGGACACGACCGAGGTGCGCAAGCGCATCGGCTACGTCTTCGGCGGTGAGCGCGGCCTATATGACCGCATCAGTGGCCTGGACAACCTTCGCTTCTTCGCCGAGCTGTACGGGGTTGAGCCCGCTGCCCAACGCCCGCGAATTGACGCCATGCTCGATCTGGTCGGCCTGACCGGGCGGGAACACGAGAAGGTCGAGGGCTACTCGCGCGGCATGCGCCAGAGGCTCCACATCGCCCGCGGCCTGCTCCACGACCCTCCGGTCCTGTTCCTGGACGAGCCGTCGTTGGGGCTGGACCCGGTAGGGGCCCGCGAGCTGCGCCACACCATCGCCAGTCTGGTCGAAGCCGGCAAGACCGTGCTCATGACCACCCACTACATGTTCGAGGCCGATGCGCTCTGCGATCGGATCGCGGTCATCAACGGGGGGCGCATCGTGGCGGCCGGCACGGCGGCCGACCTGAAGTCCGTCATCGCCAATCGGACGATCGTCGAGATCGAGACCTACGGAGTCACGCCAGAAGCGGTAGACCGACTGCGGGCGGACCCGGACGTCATTGCCGTGAACGCCGAGGACCAGGAGCAGTCCCAGATCCTGCTCATCCAGTCCGAGCGCGGGACGGAGATCACCCAGCGCCTGATCCAGCACCTGGGCGACACCCGGATCGGCAAGATCGCGGCTCGGGAGCCGACGCTCGAAGACGCGTACGTGCACCTCATCGCGTCAACTGGCGAAGGGGACGGGGACGCCGCTCGCGCGGCAGCGGTGGCCTGA
- a CDS encoding ABC transporter permease, with amino-acid sequence MARVWAFTMRIFMISDFFILTAVVQPIIFATIAFFLFQVGGDAAGEQTLLFAALGTGMMGVWSTTLFGGGGAIAWQRWESTLELLVAAPRRYDLTLLGQTLATTTFGFYSMVATLAWGVLLFGMPLNANYPLMLPLSLLAAVIGLGVMGMLLATTFVLYRHANALSNLLEYPVWIATGMIVPLALLPGWLGPISWVLVPTWGVEAIRGAAIGAEPPWLAIVMCLVLALVYYVAARRILVYVIDKARRDATLNLA; translated from the coding sequence GTGGCCCGCGTCTGGGCGTTCACGATGCGGATCTTCATGATCAGCGACTTCTTCATCCTCACCGCCGTCGTCCAGCCGATCATCTTCGCCACCATCGCGTTCTTCCTGTTCCAGGTGGGGGGCGATGCCGCGGGCGAGCAGACGCTTCTGTTCGCCGCGCTGGGGACGGGCATGATGGGTGTCTGGTCGACCACCCTGTTTGGCGGGGGCGGGGCCATCGCCTGGCAGCGGTGGGAGTCAACCCTCGAGCTGCTGGTCGCCGCGCCGCGCCGCTACGACCTGACCCTGCTCGGCCAGACCCTGGCCACGACAACGTTCGGGTTCTACTCCATGGTGGCCACCCTTGCCTGGGGTGTGCTCCTGTTCGGCATGCCGCTCAATGCCAATTACCCGCTGATGCTTCCGCTGTCCCTCCTGGCTGCGGTCATCGGCCTGGGCGTGATGGGAATGCTGCTGGCGACGACGTTCGTCCTGTATCGCCACGCGAACGCCCTGAGCAACCTGCTGGAGTACCCGGTCTGGATCGCGACCGGGATGATTGTGCCCCTTGCCCTGCTGCCTGGCTGGCTGGGCCCCATCAGCTGGGTGCTCGTGCCGACCTGGGGCGTGGAGGCCATCCGGGGAGCAGCCATCGGGGCCGAGCCGCCGTGGCTGGCGATCGTGATGTGCCTGGTGCTGGCGCTCGTCTACTACGTCGCCGCCCGCCGGATCCTTGTCTACGTCATCGACAAGGCTCGGCGCGACGCAACCCTGAATCTGGCCTGA